CATTGCTATGCTCTAGGATCCAAGAAGAAAAGACGCACAGGTCCCCGTGCAACTTccgcctcctccttcccctgttCCTTCTGatgcactcacacacaccctCCTGAAACCTGATCCCAAGGCTGCTTTGTGTGCTGGGGCTATCGGCAGAGCTGGCAGAGCTGGCGGGCTGGGGCCTGTCTGCTGGAGcctgccccaccctgcccccactaCCCCCTTGGCCAGGGCAAGCAGATCAGGCGTCGCACACCCCTGCTAGTCTGGCCAGTTATTCTGCACCTCAAGGGCCACCTCCAccctggctgggcccccaaaCTGGCACACTGGTCTCTGGACAGAAGCCCCTGAATTCTCTTCCAGGTGTAGCATGGGGCTCTGCCCAGGCCGCCTGCAGAATtaacacagacacgcacacataCACCACCTCTACCATCACCACACCCCATTTCCTGTTGTTTATGGCAACCCCCCGCTCAGCTTCCAAGGCCTCTGCAGGCACTGAGCCACCTCCTGGGGGAAGGCTGTCCAGAGGAAGCAGCATCTGAACTTAAAGAATGAGAAGGGATTTTCCAGGCAAATAGAGAGGGAAGGGATTGGGGAATACAGGGAAGGGTGAGAGGGGGTATGTTTCAGGCGGAGACTGCATGTGTAAATGCATGAAGACTGGCACGTTCAGGGAGCTACAAATAGTGCATGGTTTGTAGGACACAACTAGTCTCAGGAATAAAATCCAGATTGCAGTAGATTGAGGAGTGAATaggagatgaggaagttgagacaGAATATCCACTGCTCTTTATGGAGGTTTTGCCatgaaaggataaagagagaGACTGGTAGCATGGGTACATGGTCAGGAAAGTGtattgagtttgtttgttttcatgtaGGAGAGACCTGAGCTTGCTGTATGCTTAGGGGGAAACAAACAGGAGTGGGCTGCATAGTGTGATGGAGAGATCAGATTTGATGGGtcgagggtgggggaaggaagtaAGAAGCTGAAGGAGTTCCTACCTGATTGGCTTGGTTTTGTCTGTGaagtgagaaaaaagaagagatatcTGCTTAGATAAAGTTGGAAAAGGATAGAGAGTTTATGGAGAGTGGAGAAGGTTTGGAATAGCTACTGAGCAAAGGTGAGGGTCCAACTAAGGCTCAGTCCATGAGTTTGTAGTGGtaccagtttgtgtgtgtgtgtgttttctagcAGCACTTTGAGTATATAAAGTGCAAGAGTGTAGGATTCGATTAATCTCTGATTGGGTTTTGCCTTATGGATGGGACAAAAACACAATGGAACAAGAAGGTATAGCATCCTGGCAAGAGAGAGACTAAAGAGGTGGATGGGATTCTAACCAGGAAAGAGATATAACCTGGGAatgaagaaaactttttaaactaaaactcAAAACCCAGAATCAATAagggaaaagactgataaatttgacgacacttttttaaaaaaaaaaattatttatttttgcctgtgttgggtcttcattgctacgcgccggctttctctagttttggcgagcgggggctactcttcgttgtggtatgcaggcttctcattgcagtggcttctcttgttgcagagcagggctctaggcacatgggcttcagtaattgtggcttgcgggcttagttgctccgcggcatgtgggatcttcccggaccagggcgcgaacctgtgtcccttgcattggtaggcagattcttaaccactgcgccaccagggaagtcccgacttttttttttttttggccacgctgcacggcttgctgaatcttagttccccgaccagagatcaaacctggaccctcggcagtgaaagcgtcaagtcctaaccactggactgccagggccCTTTgactacactttttaaaaaaatctgttgtaaaaaagggggaaaaagaaagcaagaaaggaaaacaccacaagccaagtaaataaataaactcaatttATACCTCAATAGAGATATATTTGTAACTGTATCTCAGAgggtttatatatttaatatataaagagcttaaaaaaaaaagagagaagattgtTAGCTAATGCTGTAGTAGTAATCGTATTGTCACATATGTGTATGaaaacatgttgtacaccttaaacttacacagtgttatatatcaattatagtCAATTATATCATAATAAAGCtagggggaaaaagaagaaaaaacccataACCTTTtggaaaaatgggcaagagatatGAACAAAATTCATAGAAAAACTCACAAATGGCCCTTCCATATATAAGACAGTGTTCAATTCCACACAtagtaaaagaaatgcaaattaaaaccacactgagatactGTTCCTCTCCTGTCAGACTGGCAAAATTGAAATGTTTGACAGTATACTCTATTGGTGAGGCTGTGGTGAAAACGACACTGTCATTTGTTGCTGGTGGGTAATGTGAAATGGTGTgatcctggtggaggggagtttGGCAATATGGAGCAAAATTATATATGTGCATTTTCCCTTTGATCAGTAaacccacttctaggaatctattcCAAAGATACATTGGCaaatagaaaagatatatgcatgaAGTTATTCACTGTAACCACTGTTAGTGGTACCTACTCTACAACAGACTGGAAACCACCCAGGGGACTGATTGAATGATATATGTACATAACCATAATGGAGTATAATCAAGTATATACCTCTACTGCTATGCAGTAATTaccaggatatattgtatagtgaaaaaaatcaaaaggtaaaACTGTATATGTTACCTTTTTATTGAATAtagatgtatggataaagaagatgtggtacatatatacaatggaatattactcagccataaaaaaggaacaacattgggtcatttgtagagatgtggatggacctagagtctgtcatacagagtgaagtaagtcagagaaagaaaaacaaatactgtatattgacgcatatttgtggaatctagaaaaatggtacagatgaacctatctacagggcaggaatagagacacagacatgtggacacgggcTGTGGGgtgtgggataaattgggagattgggattgacatatgtgcactgccatgtgtaaaacagatagctagtgggaacctgctatatagcgcagggagctcagctcagtgctctgtggtgacctagataggtgggatggggggtagagggtgagagggaggtccaagagggaggggatatatgtatacatgcagatgattcacttcgttatacagcaaaaagtaacacaacattgtaaagcaactataccccaattaaaaaaaaaaaaagaagaagaaaaagaagggaatagGAATTCACATACACACATCATGTATTTgcttataccaaaaaaaaaaaaggaaaaaataaaaactaataaaaatgtaataaaaatgaatactatATGGGAATAGAAGTAACAGGAGTCGGACACAGAAATGAAAGTTTGACTTCTCTGAATATATCTTGCTTTGTGAATTTAATTTTGGAATTCTATAGTTTTATATCATCATAAAACAAAGTTAAATTAATATGAGGGGTAAGCAAACTctagaagcaaaagcaaaatgaaacaaatgaacttaactaTGTATTGCTGATGAAGTAAACTCAGCAGGATTATTCCAAAATAATTCTGCAAAAGCAGAGTAATTTATCTGTATTTCTCTAGTGGGGTATTCCCTAAATCATTTTTAGTAATGGTAGTATTAGTAATAATACTGGTGTTTTTATTCTGACACTattctacatattttatatatgtatctatatgtggATATATTaggataaagcaaataattaattATGTTACTATCACTATAAACAAGGATATCAGCTTATGAGAaaagagatataaatataaaatcaaatggTTTCAGcgtattttttcatttgtgtatcCTTGTACATTTGATTTTgggaagtcatttttttttttaattttatttatttatttatttatttatttatttatttatttatggctgtcttaggtcttcgcttctgtgcgagggctttctctagttgcagcaagtgggggccactcttcatcgcggtgcgcgggcctctcattaccgcggcctctcttgttgcggagcacaggctccagacgcacaggctcagtaattgtggctcacgggcctagttgctccgcggcatgtgggatcctcccagaccagggctcgaacctgtggcccctgcattggcaggcagattctcaaccactgcgccaccagggaagcccgggaagtcatttttaatcaggttaccAGCCGCTTATGGTTTTTGTTCTGTCCGTTTGCATAgcaatattttcataatattataaAGTGAGAAAAGTAGTCTACAGagcaatctaaaaaataatatgggAAAGGGAAAGTCAGTACGGATATATACCAAAGGTTAATTGTCTCTGTGTTGTAGGATTATGAGTATTTTttacttgtgtgtatgtgtgtgcgcgcctatctgtatttttttccaaaattaacaCTTTATAAGCACCAAAAAtgaggggtttttaaaaattttatttatttttggctgcgttgggtctttgtagctgcgcgcgggctttctctagttgtggcgagtggggactactcttccttgcggtgcgcgggcttctcattgcaatggcttctcttgttgcggagcacgggctttaggcatgcaggcttcagtagttgtggcacatgggctcagtagttgtggcttgcgggctctagagcgcaggctcagtagttgtggtgcacgggcttagttgctccgcggcctgtgggatcttccagggcttgaacccatgtcccctgcattggcaggcggattcttaaccactgtgccaccagggaagcccaataaggGGGGGGGGGttaagtaaaaattaatataatgaactTTCTCATCAGCTGACAAGATGGGGGAAGagagaagacaaggaaaaaatGTGTTGAGACCATTTGGCTAGATCTTAGGAGATTTTGCTAGCATATGACATGCAGTACATATTGGGAGGCAGATAAAATCATGTCCATGCCTGACTGAGAAACTGCAAAACTTTCATAAGCTCAGTCCTGACACAGGAGAGGTTCTTGCCCCAGGCTTATCCAGGGACCTTGTGGACTCTGGTCAGAATCCTCGGGGCCTCTGGTAAAACATCAAATGTATTAATTCACTTAGATTGTGTGTACTGGGTATGAGAAACACGAGTGACCCTTCTACACAGAGGAGAAGTGTGCTAACTCAGAAGCCCAGAAGAAAGCCGCTGTGCAGGAATAGCCCTCCCACGCTATCATGTGTTGACAGTTTCTTCCTAGCAgcaagggatggggagggagcagCGTTGAAAGTTTTCTGCCTCTTTCAAGTTCACTTCAAAATCTCTAGTAATGATAGACCTCCAAGTGATTACTGCTGTTATTCCCCCTGGTCTGGTGATTGTAATGGTGTTAGTGATGATGGGAATGAGAAATGGATGCTGAGGTTAGAGTTCATTGGGGGGCGGTGAGTTCTAGCTTCTGGGCTGGGAGGCCCCCTCCTCCAGTCTTCAGTTTTTCAGTGGGCTGATTCAGGCTGTTAGAAACAAGAGTCAGCCACAGAGGCCTAGGCCTCCACACCTTCGTTCTCAGCCAGGAAGGCCCTAAGCACACCCCGCAACAAGGTCAACACACAGGAAGTGACCAGGTGCTGGCCATCTCCCGGGCTGCTAGGTTCCCTGAAAGGTCTCAAAATCAGGGTGCTAGGTTCCAAGTGAAGTCGTGCTGTCCAAGCATCTCTGAAGAGCTTGGTTCCTCCTGTCCCTTCTCACTCTGCCCTCACTTCCTTCTGCATCCCTCTGatgccatcccccacccccagcctcccccctgccctgcccattCCTTGGTTTCCCAAGAAGAGCAAGGCTTGCCTTTTCTCTCCACAACTTGGCATTGCCGCATGactccttctctcccccttttCCCTCCCATCTTTCCTCCAGACCAAAACTCCCCCTCCCCGTAAACTCCTTGTCCCTCCGCCACCTCCTGTGGAGCTTGGTGTTCCCTTGGTCCTCCTCTCTGCCAGCAAAAGTGCTCAGACTTCTGCTTGTCTGAAGCCTCCCCTCAGCCCTGCCTCCCAGCTGCAggatactgtgattttttttcttctgtcaaaCCTCTAACTCCTATGGCTGTTCACCTGCTTTGCCCTCCCACCGTGaattctccttcctcctcacccTGGGTGGTCCATCTCCCAGCATTCTCTCCCAAATTCTGTCTCTCTGCACGGGCTGTATTTGGGGGTATTTTTCTGCTCACTGGACAGTGTCTCATCTCCGTGTTCCCAGATTGCAGGAACAGCGTGGGCAGCAGTGACTATTTGATGGATGCACATGTGGATAACCTGCCAGAGAGCTTCCCGCTCTGAGGTGCTGATCCTGCTGAGTGCATCTTGCCTCTCCACTCCTACAGCTGGCCATATAAGGACTGGCCAGGCCTGCTCCTCCACACTCAGGCTCCACTGAACAGGACCTGTCAGACCCCGCACAGCAGCTACCCAATGTGCAGGCTGGAGTGGGGAGGAGATGCTGGAACATGGAGGATGGCTTCTGGCGGATCCACAGCCAAGGCAGATGGACAGAAGGCCATTTAGCACTGCAGCCTAGTGCACTTTGGGACTCTCAACAGCCCTGTTGTATTCCAGGTTCTCCAAGCCAGCACCCATGTTCCTGGATGACTCCTTCCGCAAGTGGGCTAGGATCCGGGAATTTGTGCCGCCTTTTGGGATCAAAGGTCAAGGTATGTTGGGAACCCTGCCCCACTTTACATTAACATCTCATCCCCCAAGCTGTCTCCCTAGTGTCAGGACAGGGCTGTACCCTCAGAAGTCTCCCTGCTGGGAATCCACCCCTCTCAACAATGCCctaccttctctccctctttcctggccttccttttttcttacttCTTTAGTGGAATGTTTACTCAGAAACCACCACTTTGCCAGGGGCTAGGTACACAACAGTGGAGTAGACAGATGTGGTTCCTCTCCTCAGAAAGCTCCAGTCTAATGCAGACACAGGTACTTGGAATGCAGTAAGGACTCTGAGGAGGGAAGAACACTGTGCTGTGAGATCACACAAAAGGGGTGCCAGAGACAGCAGTGCTAGAGGACTAGATATGAGGGGGGAAATCCCAGAGAAAATAGAGGCCATCCGGACGACTGCCCCCAGGGCCCTCCATCATCCCCTCCTGATGTTTTTCACCTTAACCTAGCCTCCCCTCCAGTCCTTTTTTATCCTGTCCAAGGCTAACCTTTCCCCCTATACTCTCAGAACTGTCCCCTTCTATTGCCTCAAGGACCTCACCCATGCAGTTCCTGACATAAGACTTTCCCATCCCTGAGAGTTTAACAGTTCTCTTTCCGTGTCAAGTTCCTGCCCTATTTCATGGCATGGTAGAGTTTCAGCTTTAGCGTCAGACATAGAAGGATCCGGTCCCAGTACTACCTCTTTATTAGCTGTGACCGTGGACAAGTTACTAACATGTtttgctttagtttcttcatcagttAAATGGAGAGAATAATACCACTGTATTAGGTTGTGgtcagaattaaataagataactgTTAAAGGGGTGATATCATTTGGCCAGCAGACTCAAGAACGCCTGAACCCTCTACTTAGCCGGCCCACCCCTCCCTGAAAAGAAGACAGTGGCCAGCAAAAGGATACTCTTGAACTGGAGCTTTGACCTTCAACCTCCAAGGACAAATCTCATGGGTTGGGTTGAACCACATGAAGAACTCCTTTTTCATGGGTGCAGGTAGCCAAGCAGCCTAACTTTTCTCCTAAATCCTCACTCAATATTCTGATCCTGCTAAGCTATGAAGGGCAGGAAAGGCCGATACAGAGCCCATCATCCAGCAAGAAAAAGCACCCCATAGTTTATGACCATTCTGCTAAGGTTCCCCTCctagaaaacaaaaacccaatccataTCCTTGGCCTTGGCCAGTTAGCAGCAGTATGCTTTTCCTTAGAGGTGAAATTGGAGGTGGGAAAAGGAAGGGACCTGTGACCTTCCCCGAGGCCCACCATAAAGTGTATCTGAAGGCACTTAGTACAGAACATTTCCTTAAAGGTTTGTTTCCTTACCCTTTCTCATTCGACTTCTAGAAAGATTGCCCGTGCCACCTGTCTCCTCTTACTCaccatttactcttttttttttttttttttactcaccaTTTACTCTTGGAGAATATCTTCTCCCCTCACCACTTCAGTGAAACTGCTCAGTGCCCCCAGGAGATCCAAAGGATACTTTTCAGTCCTTAACTTGACATCTTGGCTGCATCTGACAGTGTCGTCCAGTCcatcttttaaaagaattatgaGGTTGCTGTGTTTAATTTCAGAGCCATCCTTTCTTTACATGAAGTATTTCAGGCATataaaaaagcataaaaactCATATAATGAGCACCCACGTACTCTTGTACCCAGCTTCAGAAATAAAACTTGAGATACAACTCAAGCTCTGTGTAGCCCTTCCCCCTCCGTTCCCCGCCTTCTCCAGGAGACCAGTATCCTGGTTGTCATTCCATGCCTGTTTATATATTTCTACAGCATATTTATATATCTGCTTAAAATATGGCATGGTATTTGCATGTTTTTGAACTTTACAAACAGTATTGTATATcgtacttgtgtgtgtgtatttttcaaattgatttttttgcTTACGCTTTTCAGGTGTGTCTGTACTGGTACACATAACTCTAGGTCATTGATTTTGCaactgctgtgtagtattccatgtACCACATTTAATCTATTTTCCTACAGTGGACTTTTAGGTTGCCTCCAACATTTCGCTATTACCAacagttctgcaatgaacattcttgtacaagtctcCTTAAACAAATGTGTGAGTTTTCTGATGCTCTCCACCTAGGAGTAGAGTTGCAAGATGTTAGTCTATCCACAGCTACATCTTTACTTGATATTAAGATACTTTTCACTGTGATTGTACCGACTTACTTATCTTTAGGTCTTTACGTACATTACCTTTTTACCTTCCTAACAATTCTGCACAGCAGGAATTACCATCTTCATTtggaagatgaggaaactaaagctcaaagAACGTAAGCGATTTATCGGAGGTCACAGAGCTcataagcagcagagccaggatttgagtcCAAGGCTGATATCATTATCTGTTATATTATAATGCTCTCATTATACCAGAGTTTGAAAGGAGAGCAGTCATCACTGCCAAAACCAGAGAGAGGTCAAGAAGAATGAGGTCTGAATATGGTCACAGGATCTGAGAGCACAGAGGTCACGGGGCCCTTGCTGAGGGGCAGCCTGAGCGGAGTGCAGGTGGGCAgatgccaggccacagggcttgAAGAGGTAAGGAGGTAGAGACAGCCTGGCAAGAACAGGATTAGAGGTCAGCAGTGttagagggaggaagggaggggaagatgGTATCAGAAAATGAGGCGGAGTGGCCTGACCCGGGGAGCTGGCTGGGAGCACTCCAGCTCTTCACCACTGGTTGGCTCCTTGTTTGCTTCCTGGTGTCTGCTTGGTGGGGGCACAGAAGTGAGCACGTGATCTCTGCCTCTGACCGGCACTGCCATTCTGGGGGACACTGAGATGCCCCAGCTCCCAGGCAAGGCCCACACCTGGGGGCGCATGTCCCAGGGCCTGATGGCAGAGCCTCTGACAGCCAGCCAAGACTGCCAAGGAAGGGCCAGGGAAGCCTGAGGAAGGAGCTGTGCGTGGGTGCCGGGGCCTGGCTCCAGGCAGAGATGTGTGTGCCGCCTCTTCTCCTGCCTCCATCTCCTATCTCAGGGAGAAAGTTAGGCCAGTGGCCCAGCCTTGTGTCCGGAGCTCCCTCCCCAACCTTCACGTCCACCCTAGCCCCAGGACCATGTGCCTTCAAATCGGCTCATCGGCAAACATCTCATGGGAACCCTTAAGCGACCCTCTAACAGTTGCCTCCCTCCTCTGTCCACAGATAATCTGATCAAAGCCATCTTGTCCGTCACCAAAGAGTACCGCCTGACCCCTGCCTTGGACAGGTGAGCCACTCGCTGCCCATTATCCTGCCCCTCGGCTGCCCAGCGTGTGCAGAGGGGCTGAGGCCCAGCTGGCCTTCCCTGGACCTGGGCAGATTCTCCAGCATACCCACACACGCGTACACACTGGGGTGGGTGAGCAGGGAGGCGGGGCCACCGCACTGGACTGGCCACCCCCGTGGGCTATAAGCAGTTGGCAAGACATCTCAGTCTTCAGGCAGCAGAGATCCGAGGGTAAGAACTGAACGTCCTGGGCTGGAATCAGCTCAGCACTGGGACTGAGTGGCTGGGTGCTGGGGCAGCTGAAGGGGCTTAAATCCAGGAGGCAGTGACAGCTCTGAAGCCAACAGACCCTAGGTGGGGGAAGCCCCAGGGTCAGAGGTGCGAGAAGCAAAATGAGTAGGGTTCTCAGGTGGCTACTGGGTGCATGGGGGCTTCTGAGTTAAAAATAAGTCCAGCCTTGAGTCTTGGAGCCTCCAGGCTCATTCCTCTGTTCTTGCTTCTCTAGCGTAGGCCTCAAGCTCAGCCcacttttccctctccccctgaAGGCGGCCCAAACCCACTAACCCTTGGGGAGTCTTTAACCCAGAATGCCATCTTACCAGAGCTCCTTCCTCACCACCCCAGAGCTAGTGCCCAAAGCCCCTTCCACACCCATGTTTCCCTGGAGAAGTGTCAGGGACCAGGGGTATCTGAGAGCCCTGAGTGGCCCAGCTCTCCACAGTGTGGTTCTGGCCTCTCAGAAATGCTGCCAGAAGCTCACTGGTCTGCCTCCTCTGTCCCAGCCCGTGCCTGGCCAAGGGCATGGGGTCAGGGGCCaaaggggcagggggagaggagaCCTGGTGGACAGCTCTCCAGAGGTCTCTGCGTCTGTCCCCTCAGCCTCAGCTGCCGCCGCTGCATCATCGTGGGCAATGGAGGTGTCCTTGCCAACAAGTCTCTGGGGTCACGAATCGATGACTATGACATTGTGGTCAGGTGAGCTCCTCAAAGCAGTGCCTCAGGCACCTTCATGTCCTGGTCCCTGAGCCCACTGAGAACTGTCTGTCCATCTGGCCCACTGGGCTGGAGGTCAGTAGAAGCCTCAAGAAGAACCCTGGGTTGGAGGGCTTTGGAATGGAAAGCCAGGTGGCCTGGGCTCCCTATGCTCTGCACCTGGGGTATTCCGGGGTCATGGTGCCTCCCCACACACAGGCCTACAGACCACATGCAGTGAGCCCAAGGCAGTCTCTGACTGGGCCCACTCTCTGCAGACTGAACTCAGCACCAGTGAAAGGCTTTGAGAAGGACGTGGGCAGCAAAACTACACTGCGCATCACCTACCCTGAGGGTGCCATGCAGCGGCCCGAGCAATATGAACGTGATTCTCTCTTCGTCCTCGCTGGCTTCAAGTGGCAGGACTTCAAGTGGTTGAAGTACATCGTCT
Above is a window of Balaenoptera acutorostrata chromosome 1, mBalAcu1.1, whole genome shotgun sequence DNA encoding:
- the ST3GAL3 gene encoding CMP-N-acetylneuraminate-beta-1,4-galactoside alpha-2,3-sialyltransferase isoform X4, whose amino-acid sequence is MGLLVFVRNLLLALCLFLVLGFLYYSAWKLHLFQWEDSKYDRLGFLLKLDSKLPAELATKYANFSEGTCKPGYASALMTAIFPRFSKPAPMFLDDSFRKWARIREFVPPFGIKGQDNLIKAILSVTKEYRLTPALDSLSCRRCIIVGNGGVLANKSLGSRIDDYDIVVRLNSAPVKGFEKDVGSKTTLRITYPEGAMQRPEQYERDSLFVLAGFKWQDFKWLKYIVYKERVPFPKQGQVQAVSSR
- the ST3GAL3 gene encoding CMP-N-acetylneuraminate-beta-1,4-galactoside alpha-2,3-sialyltransferase isoform X2, with the translated sequence MTAIFPRFSKPAPMFLDDSFRKWARIREFVPPFGIKGQDNLIKAILSVTKEYRLTPALDSLSCRRCIIVGNGGVLANKSLGSRIDDYDIVVRLNSAPVKGFEKDVGSKTTLRITYPEGAMQRPEQYERDSLFVLAGFKWQDFKWLKYIVYKERVSASDGFWKSVATRVPKEPPEIRILNPYFIQEAAFTLIGLPFNNGLMGRGNIPTLGSVAVTMALHGCDEVAVAGFGYDMSTPNAPLHYYETVRMAAIKESWTHNIQREKEFLRKLVKAHVITDLTSGI
- the ST3GAL3 gene encoding CMP-N-acetylneuraminate-beta-1,4-galactoside alpha-2,3-sialyltransferase isoform X3; this translates as MGLLVFVRNLLLALCLFLVLGFLYYSAWKLHLFQWEDSKYDRLGFLLKLDSKLPAELATKYANFSEGTCKPGYASALMTAIFPRFSKPAPMFLDDSFRKWARIREFVPPFGIKGQDNLIKAILSVTKEYRLTPALDSLSCRRCIIVGNGGVLANKSLGSRIDDYDIVVRLNSAPVKGFEKDVGSKTTLRITYPEGAMQRPEQYERDSLFVLAGFKWQDFKWLKYIVYKERVSWTHNIQREKEFLRKLVKAHVITDLTSGI